In Paracoccus sp. TOH, a single window of DNA contains:
- a CDS encoding GlxA family transcriptional regulator produces MGTADPGNTTVVQSSQDSERYIARGIAHMKLAAAVEAPIEVAFVLMPRFTMLAFTSAIEPLRVANQLTEKLLFKWHVLTETGQPISCSNGVPVVPDAPLSSAPASDYVLVCGGVEPDAGCSAELTDWLRKQWRHGRTVGGLCTGAYALARAGILNGRRFTLHWENIPNFTEKHPDLAPERRIFCIDDRIVTCAGGVASTELALKLIEDYYGTDLMQAVMDMCLLGQIRRGEEEQLSSLSVRLGTRNDHLIRAVAYIEAHVEDEVDLGECAGYLGISRRQLERLFQRYLDTTPLQYLNRVRLQHARSLLTETNLSVMEVAVACGFGSSSYFSKVFRSHYGISPHKFSLTRKRG; encoded by the coding sequence ATGGGGACCGCAGATCCGGGAAACACGACCGTGGTGCAATCATCGCAGGACAGCGAACGCTACATCGCCCGAGGCATCGCCCATATGAAGCTGGCGGCCGCCGTCGAGGCGCCGATCGAGGTCGCCTTCGTGCTGATGCCGCGCTTCACCATGCTGGCCTTCACCTCGGCCATCGAGCCTCTGCGTGTCGCCAATCAGCTGACCGAGAAGCTGCTGTTCAAATGGCACGTCCTGACCGAGACCGGCCAGCCGATCAGCTGCTCGAACGGCGTGCCGGTGGTGCCCGATGCCCCGCTTTCCTCGGCCCCGGCCAGCGATTACGTCCTGGTCTGCGGCGGGGTCGAGCCGGATGCCGGCTGCAGCGCAGAGCTGACCGACTGGCTGCGCAAGCAATGGCGCCACGGCCGCACGGTGGGCGGGCTGTGCACCGGCGCCTATGCGCTGGCCCGCGCCGGCATCCTGAACGGCCGCCGTTTCACCCTGCATTGGGAAAACATCCCCAACTTCACCGAGAAGCACCCCGACCTGGCCCCGGAGCGGCGCATCTTCTGCATCGACGACCGCATCGTCACCTGTGCCGGCGGCGTCGCCTCGACCGAGCTGGCGTTGAAGCTGATCGAGGATTACTACGGCACCGACCTGATGCAGGCGGTGATGGACATGTGCCTGCTCGGCCAGATCCGGCGCGGCGAGGAAGAGCAACTGAGCTCGCTTTCCGTGCGGCTGGGCACCCGCAACGACCACCTGATCCGCGCCGTCGCCTATATCGAGGCGCATGTCGAGGACGAGGTGGACCTGGGCGAATGCGCCGGCTATCTGGGCATCTCGCGCCGACAGCTCGAGCGGCTGTTCCAACGCTATCTGGACACCACGCCGCTGCAATATCTCAACCGGGTGCGGCTGCAGCACGCGCGCTCGCTGCTGACCGAGACCAATCTCAGCGTGATGGAGGTGGCGGTGGCCTGCGGCTTCGGTTCGTCCTCCTATTTCTCCAAGGTGTTCCGCTCGCATTACGGCATCTCTCCGCACAAGTTCTCGCTGACGCGCAAGCGGGGCTGA
- a CDS encoding YciI family protein has product MSSLPDLAAAARQPEAAPLYRRMVTLEADSGFAFQGGRWLGDIAPDLLDADLRDRLARAKEIAAIRSSIEATIPKNMLYVKGWPTRPLTDEEAVFLAGIRQKITALKAHAHDATLQKDGALMGIAGAPVQVRNPDAAQVETANGPFMTSSLPVAGFAIIEAADLAEAIDMVSRTPCAVAHGVVEVWPLEQPS; this is encoded by the coding sequence ATGTCCAGCCTGCCCGACCTTGCAGCGGCCGCGCGCCAGCCGGAGGCCGCGCCGCTCTACCGACGCATGGTCACGCTTGAGGCTGATAGCGGCTTTGCCTTCCAGGGCGGGCGCTGGCTGGGCGACATTGCGCCGGATCTGCTCGATGCCGATCTGCGCGACCGACTGGCGCGCGCAAAGGAGATCGCCGCCATCCGCTCCAGCATCGAGGCGACAATCCCGAAGAACATGCTCTATGTGAAAGGCTGGCCCACCCGTCCGCTGACCGACGAAGAGGCCGTGTTCTTGGCTGGCATCCGACAGAAAATCACCGCTCTAAAGGCCCATGCTCATGATGCGACGCTGCAGAAAGACGGAGCGTTGATGGGTATCGCGGGCGCTCCTGTGCAAGTGCGCAATCCCGACGCCGCTCAGGTGGAAACGGCAAATGGACCGTTCATGACGTCGTCCTTGCCGGTGGCTGGCTTTGCCATAATCGAAGCTGCCGATTTGGCCGAGGCCATAGACATGGTCTCGCGGACCCCCTGCGCTGTCGCACACGGCGTCGTCGAGGTGTGGCCACTGGAGCAACCATCGTAG
- a CDS encoding nuclear transport factor 2 family protein, with protein sequence MGAPSPELCNLWLARAFNAQDVEAAAAMYHPEASIVQVDEVHGGTSIARGAEAIRKTMAGYIGLKPHMDVITHHTTVSGDFAMTRSQWLIRGMDKEGKPTKVHHHGMEVHRRLSDGTWVFFLDHPFGADPSWAIEAPPHTE encoded by the coding sequence ATGGGCGCTCCCTCTCCCGAACTCTGCAATCTTTGGCTTGCGCGCGCCTTCAATGCGCAGGACGTCGAAGCCGCTGCCGCCATGTACCATCCCGAAGCGTCGATCGTTCAGGTCGACGAGGTCCATGGCGGCACCAGCATCGCGCGCGGCGCCGAGGCTATCCGTAAAACGATGGCCGGCTATATCGGGCTGAAGCCCCATATGGATGTGATCACCCACCACACGACCGTTTCCGGCGACTTTGCGATGACACGCTCGCAGTGGTTGATCAGGGGCATGGACAAGGAGGGCAAGCCGACGAAAGTGCATCATCATGGCATGGAAGTTCACCGGCGCCTAAGCGATGGGACCTGGGTCTTCTTCCTGGACCACCCCTTTGGCGCCGATCCGAGCTGGGCAATCGAAGCACCACCACATACAGAATAG
- a CDS encoding glutathione S-transferase N-terminal domain-containing protein encodes MTPIQLYSYQTPNGHKASIMLEETGLPYVVHVVDIEKGDQFRPEFLALNPNNKIPVIVDPDRSRTVFESGAILLYLADRSGVLKPANDIEAGLTLQWMLFQAGHVGPTLGQLWNYKIFAAERLPQVIARFERETARILRVLDGQLEPRPYLVGDLFGVADVMTWPWINAAVSKLDVDLGQYPNVARWFAEIAARPAVQRGLRVPAHDDQETLP; translated from the coding sequence ATGACCCCCATCCAGCTTTACAGCTACCAGACTCCCAACGGCCACAAGGCCTCGATCATGCTCGAGGAAACAGGGCTCCCTTATGTCGTCCATGTCGTGGATATCGAAAAGGGCGACCAGTTCCGGCCAGAATTTCTCGCACTGAACCCCAACAACAAGATCCCGGTGATCGTTGACCCCGACCGGAGCCGGACGGTGTTCGAGAGTGGCGCGATCCTGCTCTACCTTGCTGATCGCTCGGGTGTGCTGAAGCCGGCGAACGACATCGAGGCCGGGCTCACGCTGCAATGGATGCTCTTTCAGGCGGGGCATGTCGGGCCGACGCTCGGCCAGCTCTGGAACTACAAGATCTTTGCCGCCGAAAGGCTCCCGCAGGTGATCGCCCGTTTCGAACGGGAGACAGCCCGCATCCTGCGGGTGCTGGATGGCCAATTGGAACCAAGACCATATCTTGTCGGCGATCTTTTCGGTGTCGCCGACGTGATGACCTGGCCATGGATCAACGCTGCCGTATCCAAGCTTGATGTCGATCTCGGCCAATACCCGAATGTCGCCCGCTGGTTTGCTGAAATCGCGGCGCGGCCGGCTGTGCAACGCGGTCTCCGCGTTCCGGCTCACGATGACCAGGAAACGCTCCCATAG
- a CDS encoding IS1380-like element ISPme1 family transposase, which produces MDHLEGAGLARGDRVDFDRRVRLEFRGAQISSDGGLLVMRELDDVLGLSNLASEALRDSRTGKNTLHRLDGLFRQSVFGRLAGYEDVNDADRLALDPVMRQVVGGRAVEAQAASASQMGRFETETLALAANRAALADLNGQWIDRFHDRNGLKYIVLDMDSSVSPTHGDQEGAAWNGHFDCTCYHPIFLFNQFGMLERCALRNGNVHSADGWRDVLDPVIARYAGRDLGGRFFRADAAYAIPAIYMRLEEARFFYAIRLPANAVLREKIAHRLTRPVGRPSLTKVKRFFEDFEYQAASWDKPRRVIAKIEWHPGELFPKVGFIVTNLPMEPDWVVRFYNQRGTAEQHIKEGKYAFRWTRLSCRKFRHNEVRLQLHALAYNLATFLRCIELPEAMADWSLTSLQLKLIKIGARVVRHARAITFQLAEVAVTGPMVRAVLAAIRRLRTPPSCA; this is translated from the coding sequence ATGGATCACCTGGAGGGTGCGGGCTTGGCGCGGGGAGATCGGGTTGATTTCGACCGCCGTGTGCGTCTGGAGTTCCGTGGTGCGCAGATCAGTTCAGACGGTGGCCTGCTGGTGATGCGCGAGCTTGATGACGTGCTCGGCCTGTCCAATCTGGCGTCGGAGGCGCTGCGAGACAGCCGCACCGGGAAGAACACGCTCCATCGGCTTGACGGATTGTTCCGGCAATCGGTGTTCGGACGACTGGCCGGATACGAGGATGTGAACGATGCCGACCGCTTGGCCCTCGATCCCGTGATGCGTCAGGTCGTTGGCGGCAGGGCCGTCGAGGCGCAAGCTGCTTCGGCATCGCAGATGGGACGGTTCGAGACCGAGACGCTGGCTCTGGCCGCGAACCGGGCGGCGCTGGCCGATCTGAACGGCCAATGGATCGACCGGTTTCATGACCGCAACGGGTTGAAATACATCGTGCTGGACATGGACAGCTCGGTCAGCCCCACCCACGGCGATCAGGAAGGTGCTGCCTGGAACGGGCATTTCGACTGCACCTGCTATCACCCCATCTTCTTGTTCAACCAGTTTGGCATGCTGGAGCGCTGCGCCCTGCGTAACGGCAATGTCCACAGCGCCGATGGCTGGCGGGATGTCCTTGATCCCGTCATTGCCCGATATGCTGGCCGCGACCTTGGTGGACGCTTCTTCCGGGCCGACGCTGCCTACGCGATCCCCGCGATCTATATGCGGCTGGAAGAAGCCAGGTTCTTCTACGCCATCCGTCTGCCCGCCAACGCCGTCTTGCGCGAGAAGATCGCGCATCGGCTGACACGGCCCGTGGGACGGCCTTCGCTGACCAAGGTCAAACGGTTCTTCGAGGACTTCGAGTATCAGGCGGCGTCCTGGGACAAGCCGCGCCGCGTCATCGCCAAGATCGAATGGCATCCGGGCGAGCTGTTCCCCAAAGTCGGCTTCATCGTCACCAACCTGCCGATGGAGCCAGACTGGGTGGTGAGGTTCTACAACCAGCGCGGCACCGCAGAGCAGCACATCAAGGAAGGCAAATATGCCTTTCGCTGGACGCGGCTGTCATGCCGGAAGTTCCGGCACAACGAGGTGCGGCTGCAACTGCACGCGCTGGCCTACAACCTGGCAACCTTCCTGCGCTGCATCGAACTGCCCGAGGCCATGGCGGACTGGTCGTTGACCAGCCTGCAACTCAAGCTGATCAAGATCGGCGCCCGCGTCGTCCGCCACGCCCGCGCCATTACCTTCCAGTTGGCCGAGGTCGCCGTCACCGGCCCGATGGTGCGGGCCGTCCTTGCCGCCATCCGCCGTCTTCGAACGCCTCCGTCATGCGCATGA